The DNA region ctcagctttgtttatagcccaactctcacatccatacatgtgtacatgtgtgcacatacatgtgtacatacatagAATTCCTTTAGATtttatgaaataatgaaaatgactCCTTGCCCCCTTTCTGGAGGTTTTGAGAACTTGgttttggaacttttttttttcagttttttagcttatttaaaatgacatatttctgggcttccctggtgctacagtggttaagaatgcagaggcaccagtttgatccctggccctggaagaccccacatgccacggggcaactaagcccgtgcaccaaactactgagcctgtgctctagagccagggaGCTGAAACTGCTGAAGCCTAGAGCTGGTGCTCAACCTGAGAAGCCTAAGCCCATGGGCACAGgaaagcccagcccagcccaaccAAAAATGGACACATTCGAGTTTGTTCATAGGCAGCAAGTGGTTTATGGATAAAAGACTGGATTGAATTAAAGCTGGATAAAGTTAAGCTGGATTGAGTTAAAAGACTCCCAGTGGCTGCCGGCAGCTCCCCTCATCTCTTAATGCCTGTCACTCCATTCTCGTGTGTACTTGCAGTGCTGGGAAGGCGCTACGGATGAAAAATACAGTCAACATGATTATGTCGAAAATACGAAAAAACATggcatttaaaaattaacctcTATATGAATTATTCTAACCGAAAGTACTTCTGCCTGCATGTTTGTAAAAGGAAAACATGGTTGCTGTCCCATTGGGCGCTTCAAAAAATGAGTGAAGATTATATCGGAAACATGAAGGCCATGTTTTGTGAGTGCTGAGCGTCTGAGTTACTCTAGTCGCTGCCACCTGAGCACTAAGGGCAGGGAAATGAAACTTCTTTGATGCCATTTTTTTCTGTCAACTCTGGGGCATTTATTCTACTTCGTAGGGGAAAGCCATGCGCTGATTTGTGCTGTCATTTGCTTGCCTTTTCTTAAATGTAACTGCTATTCTGATGAAACGTTCAGATTTccttggaaaagaataaaaggctGTGAAcactttattgggcttcccaggtggcacagtggtgaagaatccaccagtaaatgcaggagactgcaggttggatccctgggttggtaagattcccctggagtaagaaatggaacCCcgctccggtgttcttgcctgaaaaattacacggaggagcctggcgggctcagttcatggggctgcagagtcggatacgactgatcTCACAAAACACTGTCGAGCGTGCGCGTGTAATTTTCTGGAACGTTGCTTCTCCGCGGGAGACAGAttcggccccgcccctcccagtTCAAAGCTCCCACTGAGGCTAAGCTCGCGCCCCGCATTTCCCGCTGACCGCGGCTCCAGGTCCACGGCCCGCCCAGAGCAGCTCGGGTTCCTTTCTGGCCCGCGCGTGCCCCTCCCCTGCGCGCGTCTCCGGCCCGGCggccgggggcgggagggggacgCAGACGCGGAGCTCGGGGCCGGGGAGGGGACTTGTGGCCTCACAACGGCAGGGGCGGCCCAGTTCTCGCGAGGCTTCCGCTCTGACGGGAAGCGGCGGCAGCGCCGCGTGGGGTACGGATGCGCTCGGAGGATGGAGCCGGGGGCCCCGGTGTGGCCGTTGCTACGCGGGGTCCGAGCGGGAGGGAGAAACCATCATCCGCAGAAAGCCAGTTCCGCCGGGAGTCTCCGCGGCAGGAGGCCGAAGCGCCGCTGGCCTCCTCCTCCGGCTGTGGGAGCGGCGCAGGCAAACCTCGCGAGGAAAAGAGGACGGTCTTGAGCAAAGTGAGGGCGGTGCGGGGGCGGTGCGGGGCCGGCAAACCTCGCGATAAGAGACTGCCCTGAGCTGCTGAGGGCGGGGCTGCTGGCTCTCCAGCACCGCGGACAGCGGCGTCTGGGCGGTGAGGAAGCGATTGGCCGCCCACGCCAGCGTGCTTGGGCctcccgggtggctcagcggGCGGAGAACCCGCCCGCACtacgggagactcgggttcgatccctgggtcggggaagatcctctggagacgggccgctccagtgttctggcctggagaatttcttggacTGAGTAGTCCAtggtcggacgcaactgagcgactatttACCTCACTTTGACTTTCCCGGGTGTTTCCCGGCAAGGCTGGGACGCCGGCCCGCCAGTGCCGTTCTGCGCAGTAGCTTTCCTCGCTGAGGGGAGCCGGGCCGGCCCAGTGGGgccgcgggcgggcgggcggcagACGCTGCCCCCCGGGCGCTCTGCCGCGGCGCCGCCTGCGGGTCCGGACCGCGTCGTAATGAGCGCGTGGGCCGCACTGCCAGCGGCTGTCTGGCTTTAATGACCATTGCCTGGGGAAGGGCTACTGTCCGCAGCCTTTTCTGACGTCACCGATCCCTGTTAGACTATTGAGCCCTCGTATTTCACATCATTTTAGgatgtttgttgttgttaagtcgtgtccggctctgccaccgcatggactgcagcacggcaggcctccctgtccgtcaccatcttgTGGAGTTTGCCTAAGTTTATGCTCATTGCAGCGGTGaggctgtccagccatctcatcctctgatgccctcttctcctgccctcaatctttcccagcatcagggacttttcccaaTGAGTCCTCTGTTCGcagcagatgaccaaaatactggagcttcagcttcagtccttccagtgaatattcagggtttgatctcccttaagattgactggtttgatctccttgctgtccaagggactctcaggaggcttctccagcaccacagttggaaggcatcaattctttggtgttctgccttctttacggtccaccTTTCACAACCATGATATCCTAAAATACTCCGAGCTGGATATTCCGAGCAGAAACGGGGTGACCGGGATGcgggtggtggttgtttagtcgctaagtcgtgtcccacttagTAGCTGCAGCTTAATGAGGTTCTAATGAATCCAACTAGCGACCTCTCTCCCCAGGTGGTCATCCGGCGGCTTCCCCCCAGCCTCACCAAGGAGCAGCTGGAACAGCAGCTGCACCCGCTGCCTGCACACGATTACTTcgagttctttactgctgatgTCAGGTGAGAAGACCTCACCAGCCTTAGGATGCCGAGCGGGAGTTCCCCCGCGGTCCAGGATTAGGACTCCGACCTTTCACTGTCCGCACCGGTTCAACCCCTGAACGGGGCACTAAGATtcaagaaaagggggaaaaaaaaacacacacacacaacagagagagagagagaggcacttTCGTTGGATAGTAAAGTAATATGGCTAATAGAAGCCATCTCTGTTTAAACTTCTTTCCCACACGTATGCAGAAATCAGTGCagaccattatttcttcaagttaTTTCTAAGTAGTCGAATTACTAAATTCGCTTAAAATGATTTGAGTATCTCCATAGCATCAACATAGTCTAAAAAGAAAAGCAGTCTAACACCATAttacttaattttgttttggatATCACTAAACTTTATTtaccccttccctggtggctcagaggttaaagcatctgcctggaatgcgggagaccctgtgGTTGaacatccctgagttgggaagatcccctggagacaaccctgaaatggcaacccactccagtactctttcctggagaatcccagggagggaggagcctggtaggctacagtccatggggttgcaaagagtgggacacgattgagcaacttcactttaaactttatttaatactaccttttatatgaaataaattgtattaaaatataagaaagaaaaatgaataaataatagatGTATAACCTAATGAGTTTTTACAAGTGAACACACCCATGTAACTCAGACCCCAGTGTTCCCTTCCAGAACTGACATCCCTACTTTCAATCCACCTCTGCTAAGTTATGtctctttctgttcctttttgCAGCTTGGTAGTAAGGTGTTTCTGTCAATGCTTTAACAGTTCAATatctactttttattaaaaaagagcaGACCTCAAGTTAGCCCAACAGGGGACAGATCAGCTAGAATTTAGTGAATTTCACTATGTGATTTCTTAGTGATTTCAcattatctgtattatttttctcttcaatatCATGAGTTCTCATTTATAGCAGTCATACATACTTTCCTTTTGAATAAATACCTTTCAGTAAAAAATGTCAGTTCAGTCAGAGAAAAGTATCACAGGTAAATAtagatttggtttttttttttaaagaaaacaatgtaaacatgattttttcaaatgactcaAGTTTAGGATACAGTTAAAGGAGGTCAGGCACTGAACTCAGAGTGACTCAGATTGGAATCCCAGCCCCACCGTTTTACCAACTGCTCCTTCTGCAGGTACCTGATATTTCTGAACCTTAGTGTTGTAGTGTTCTCATCCATGAAATGGGGTTGAAAGTTCCTGCCTATGAAGGACATTGGTAACTGTGAGATAGAGGAGAAAGGTTTAGTTCTATATCCCATGCTGCATGCTATAATAAATACTCTTTTAAGGTAACATAAACGTACTCTTTAAATCTGTGAAGGATCTCTTtacaatataacatttttttctgaatgaatCATGACTTTGTTGTGTTgcagtcatgatgtatgattagGAATGATCTTTGAATAACCTTGCTTTTGATTTCCTACCTCTGAGAACCAGTATTTTAACCCTGGCTTTGTGTAGTAGAGAAACCAACCTAAAGTATCTccgaaatctttaaaaaaaaaatctcggttaatattttgtttggatttttttgatGAAGAGTACCCAGATTGTTGTAATTAATTGAGAAATGATTCTTTGGCATAAAGGCTTTATCTGAAATAGTTTGTTgtatccagaaaagaaaaaaaatttttaaaagaagtcttAAGTTGTTTTGGTCTTAAGTttttactattttcattgttGTCTCTTCTTTCAGTCTTTATCCTCATCTCTACTCAAGAGCATACATTAACTTTAGAAATCCAGATGACATCCTTCTTTTTAGAGATCGTTTTGATGGATATATCTTCATTGATAGTAAAGGTTGGGTCATTGGCTTTTTAAACTCTTCATTATAATTTCTGGGTACATTATTAAGTTTTGCTAGATGTTTGTGAGTTTTAATTGAGTCCATAGATGCTAATCTAAAATAACTTCTTAAACTTTGATTATGTTACTGTGATTATGAGCTTatgttgaaaattaaaattatatataaaccaAAGAATTCTAGCAATTTTGTGTAGACAGCCTACTTAGGTATTATTATTGGACAGTGAAGTTTTTTGTCATAATGAGTTTTCTGGATAAGTAAACTTTactattttatgtaaaatttttctGGATAAGTAAAATTCATTCTCTTATGCAAACTAAATTATTTTGTCCTAGTACTATGTACTAGGCATTATGGGCACAGCATGAAAAGTGAATCAGACATTGTCCCTGTCTGTCTGAAGCCCTGCTCTTCTCCTGGGTCTTGACTTCATGCTGCATAGTTGAGTATAAAGCAAATATAGAAAAGTGTCTTGCAGATAAATGAGAGTTAAAATATCAGTCATCTGACAAATATAAAAGTGGCTAAAGGGTTTGGTACCAAGGTAGAAGTGTTTCATCTCTTGATTAAGCAGACACTGTTAGTAAACATTTCTGTTTGTCCCCCACCCCAATATAGCAGCAAAATTAGTTTCAATTAACTTTCATCCTGAATTTTTCTGTGTGAAGCAAATCTTACCTGAATATCATGTACATCCTTTGAAACCCTCTCTTTAAATGAGTGTCTCTTGTAAACTGTGTCACTTCCTCGAATTCATATAACAGATTAATCATTGAATtaacctttaaaattaaaaaatataagctATGACTAGGAAAGCTATTTAAAGGTATTCCAAAATAAGCTCTTTGGTGGGAGAGTGAAGaggtttattgaggtataagTTACACATGGTTAAAAAGTACCACTTTAAGGTATATAGCTTAATGAATTTTGAATATATAACCACATATAACCACAACTACAATGTAAGGAATTAGTTTATTTAGTAAATAATTGCTAATTCTTTGTTTAAATCTGGAGCTAAGATTACTGTTATTTGAAAGTATaattaaattatactttaaatggTAACATTATCAATGCTACGCTCAGTGCTTAAAAGTAAGCTAGATTATTGTTTCAAAATGAATACAGTAGAATTTCAGAATGGCTTTTGTAATTTGTTTCCTGTTAAAGGGCTAGAATATCCTGCAGTGGTAGAATTTGCTCCATTCCAGAAGATAGCGAAAAAGAAGCTAAAGAAAAAAGATTCCAAAACCGGAAGCATTGAAGATGGTGAGTCCTTTTTCAAGTAGTGGATTGTGAAGCTTCAAAATTAAGCGCATTGGTCAAATATAATTCTTTCCCATACATGGGAAATAAtacattcctctttttttctgttttaatttacaGACCCAGAGTATAAGAAATTTTTAGAAACTTACTGTGTGGAGGAGGAGAAAACTAGTGCCAGTCCTGAAACTCTTCTGGGAGACATAGAGGCAAAGACACGAGAACTTATTGGtctgttttgctcattttttttctctttattgagatatgtatttatagaatatattttttctttttcatgatatAAAAAATGGACACATGTGACAGGCTTGGCAGAAATATAGAGTGTTTCCCAGTTTTGACAAAAGGAAAAGGATGTCAGCATGGCAAATGGGGAAAGTATTTCTGATTATCTCTCGGTGGAGAGAGAACACCTGAGTTTTCAGTTGCAATCATTCTGCTTCAAAGTTCTGATGCTCTGAATTGGCAGCCGAGAATACATCTGAGTGCTGTGTGCTGGGCTGCATCAGGGAAGCTTATGTCTCAGAGCTGAAGTCAGTTATCTTTGTAAAGAGCAGCCACAGTAATGAGATGCTTTGCTTAAGTGTGATGTCATCTTGCCATCATTCAAAAACTGTCACAGCCCCTGAGCAAGTGAGGCAGATGCGTGGATAAGCCCAGTCAGAGTGCTGAATCTGGTTTGAATCAAGCCCTCAGCCTTCTACCCACAAGTGATATATTTTGGGAATGGCTGTATCCTAGTAACAATCTGCCTGAAGATCAAGGGTAGACATGAAACTCCTTTCTCTATCAGGCAAGCTGCTTGTCACTCTCAAACCCATGTGTAGTATCTCCCTTCTCACTTCTGTTGGGTCTGGGGCCTCCTTACTGCCTAACACTTCTCTACCCTCCCCTCCCATGCCTACCTCCTGCTCACCCACTAAGATGTACAAGACAGAACGGTTACACTGTTATAGTTTATCTTCTTTGTCCTCTCCCTCTACATTAATTGTCCTCTCATTCTGCTTCcctgttccccacccccccaacagAATGGTATTTTTATCTTTGTAGTCTCAGTACATTGCTTGGACAAGTTAGGTATTTGGTAAATGTGTGTTGCATAAATTAGTAAGAAAGGTTAACATTATTGAAACATTCTTCATTAGTCTAATAAtgaagttttatgttttatagGAGGAGATTTAATGTGTGACTGGAAGGATCTTTAATCACTGCAGTATTTACGGAGGTGTGTTTAGCCCATGTTGACTGGGTGCCGACTCTGAGTCAGGGTCCGGGGCAGCGTGAGcacagggcacacaggcttccgcCCTCTGTAGCTGCCCTCCTGCTGGGGTGGCTGGAGCAAATACAAGCAGAAACGCTTAAGCCTAAACATCTCCTCTTGTGAGGTGTGCCACAGATATGATGGAGTAGGATATTGGCATAGGGAGTGAGGCCTCTCTGAGACTATATTTGAGCCAAGTCCAGTGGAGCCAAGAGATGGAAGGAGAGGGCTGGAGGCTGGCACTCTGGGCCTGCGTGGTTGGACACAGCGGGCAAGAGGCAGAGTTGCTGGAGAGGCAGGGCCATCGCATAATGGGCTGGGGACCATCGAGGGTGTGATCTGgtctgatttatttttcctcatcACTCTGCTTGCCacggaagatggagaagctgggcTCTGCTTAGAGCCCCTGCTGTCCTCGGGGAATGTGGCTGGATGAGTCCGGCAGAGTCAGCATGTGTTCTGGAGGTTGAACTGACAGGACTGGCTGAGGACTAGGTGTGGGGGTGAGACAGCAGAAAGGATCATGGCCTCCAGGAGCTCAACTTGAGCAGGTCAGTGGTTTATGGCACCTTGACTGAGGTGGAAAAGAAAACAGTGTTGAGGGAAAATTGCAGTTTCACTATAGAACATAGTGATTTTAAGAAGAGCTAAACAAGGAAGCAAAttagaaattatttacaaaactcaAGTTCCTCCCCCTCCCATCTCTTTACTGCTTCTTCTTAAACACCCTTGTGCAGGACCTTTTCTTCTGGGCAGTTGTTGGATATCCTCCTgctggtcacacacacacacacacacacacacacacacacacacacacacacacacacacacacacacacacacacacacacacacacacacacacacacacacacacacacacacacacacacagtcccacAGAATCCAGCCGTCCTCTTGCAGAAGAGAGATTTGTCGTCCTCTATGTTCCCAGCACCTTGCCCAGTGCTTGGTGCATAGGAGATGCAGCGTAACTATttactaaatgaataaatgtgactTAGAATCCACGAGCCCAGAGGAGCCTGTAGAACTTTGTTTCTGTGATTCCTGTTTCTGCCTATTTAAATATAAACTTAATCAAGCAATTTATGGCAaatgcctttttctttccttagatTCTAACCTTTAGTGGATTCTTAGTCTCCAGTCTGAGCCATGTGAGTTATGTGCAAGTGTCAGTTCACTCTAAAGTTGCAGTTCAGTGCTGGCCTGTCAAGAGTCTTTAGAGCAGATAGACCTGGGCCCAGGTCCCAGCTCTCAGGCTTAGCAGCCATGGGACTTGCTTCCTCTTAGGTGGTTGTGGCCAAGCCTGTAAGTGGGGACTGTTCTACTGCAGGTTAAATTAGGGCTACGTGGTCACGCATGTTCTGTTTCGTAAAAGATGCACCTTTATGGTTTGTAAAGCACTTTCTTTGGGGCTtctccgatggctcagtggtaaagaattcatctggaatgcaggagatgcaggtttgattcctgggtcaggaagatctcctggaggaggaaatggcaacccactccagtattcttggctaaaAAACTCCATGGTGGGCtgcacagttcatggggtggcagagtcagacatgactgtgcaacagAGCATGCGAAGCACTTTCTTGTACAGGGTGTCACTTACCCATCATATCAGTCCTCTGAGGGAACAAGGCAGGTGTTTATAGTAAAGGGGGGAAGGCAGGTGGAGTCTTCATATCAACCCCCCTCACCCCTACCACCCGTTCCTCTGTAGGTCTCAGCCCTGCAGCAGCTGACAAGTCCAGAACCTCCACAGTGCAGAGCAGAGTCCTCACTCATTTTCAGCCCTGCCTCCAccccatggataccaaaatctgtggGTGCTTAAGTCCGCTCTATAAAATTGTGTTATATTTGCAGGCAGCTTGCACACGTCCTGCTGTCTACTTTAAGTCGCGTCTGGGTTACTTATAACCCCTGATACACTGTAAATGCTGCGATAGTTGCCACTGAGTCACAGATccaaagttttgctttttagaactCTCTGtaaattttttcccaaatatttttgatccacagttggttgaatctgcagatgcagaacTGGTGGATGTGAGGGCCGTCTGtatataaatagaatatttaggcagtttaatgtattcattttgctattttgcttttatatcatTTTTGACTAATATATAAGACTCCTTAAGAATAAAGCATTAAATGCCTAGTATGTGTAAAACTGTCAGTAACTCCAAATTACTTGACTTTATAGAGATAGAGTAAGAATTCCCCCAGATAAAATGAATGctcatgtaaaatttaaaactatatattCTTCTCTTGTTTTAAAGGTTGAATTGAAAACAAGTATTTAAAATAGGGAAATCTTATTTTACAGTTAAATACTACATTGCAGTTTTTGTATTTTAGCTAGAAGAACCACACCTCTCttggaatatattaaaaacagaaaattagagaAGCAGGTAGGTCTGGCTTTTTACCCTGTGAGTAGCCTTCTTGTTTCCGTCATGTCTGTGCAGACAATTTATACACACACTTTCCACATCTTTAGCGAATTCGAGAAGAAAAACGAGAGGAGCGGAGGAGGAGGGAGCTGGAAAAGAAGCGCCTACGGGAAGAAGAGAAGCGGAGGCGGCGGGAGGAGGAGAAGTGCAGAAGGAAAGCagcagaaaagcagaagaaaacgGTGGCTGAGAAGGAAGTAAGGATGAAGGTAACTTCCAGGAGTGTCAGAGGGTGGGGTTCTGCTTAGATTTGCCTTTCAAGAAAGACTTCCTAACTAAAAAACTACACATTTGAAACCGGCTGGCTTTGTGTACCCTGGCCTTTCTATATGCAGGCTGACTCATAGAACGGgttgtgtcatttcttttgtgGTAGCAGCAATGGTTTCTACATCTCTTCCCCCATTTTTTCTTTGACTGACTCATTCATTTAGCAAGGTGATTTAGGTTTTTTCCCTGTGTAAAATTTACTGCCCAGTTCGGGTCAACTGTTAACTTCTTAGTATTCTGCTCAGGTGACTAACTCAGTCTAGATTCCAACCTATCGTGCATCTTACCTCTTCTATGAAGTGTTTAAAGTTCCCTTTAAGGAGTCATTAAAATCGTGtaatataaagggaaaaaagtgaaaggttAGGACCAGGTGGGAACTAggtggagaggaaaggagaggaaagagatcaCAGTTGCCATAATCAAGCAACAGGTCAGTTGCTGATACGCTCAGcaatcagaaacagaaaagttGATCAGAAACGTTTTCATTATCCACGAGGAGAAAACATGCCGTTTCTTCAAGGAAAGCAAAGCTTTTTCTAGGCCTTTTCTCTCATAGGTAATCGTATGGGGTTCACTAGCATTTAAGGGAATGTCTTAACGGTGCGCCTGTAAAACACACAGCCGTGTGTCAATCAGGACTGGCTTGGTGATGCTGCAGTGAAAGTAGCCTCAGGATCTCACTGGTTTCATGCAGCTCTTCCTGCTCACGTTACGTGTCCATTGTGCATTGCTCAGCATAGCCCTCCAGTGACCCAAGCTGATGAGGCTCCATCTTGCATTTGCTTCCACAGTCTTTCTGACAGGGGATGAGCTGTGTAACAGCAGATTGCACACTGGTTCTTAAACCTTTTATACCTGCTGCATTTCACTGGCCAGTGAAGGGCATATCCCCATCTAATGTCAGTTTGAagggcagcagcagcatcaggagGATAGCCTGAAACGCCTGATGAACAGCACTCATGCAGAGCAGTTTCTGAAGGCCGCTTCTTGAAATGTGTCCCCTTAAGTGTCAGGATTTGCTGAAAAACTCAGCCTGATGGAGGTGTGGGCCAGGTCATGTTGTTCCAGCATGTCTGCTGCAAAGATAAACTCAGCACGCAAGATGAGCGAGAAGCTGGACAGAGTGGTTTCCTTCATCTTGGCTTTGATGACAATTCTTACAGATCTATGTAGCTTTAAAATCTCATAACCTGATAATAACATTGATGAAATTGAGGGGCCCAATCAAGATTATTAAGTTAAGATTGTCTATCTTGCTTATGCCAGGACATGGACCTAATAACAGGCAAAGCCAGGGTGTCCCCTGAAAATAACTCCGAGAGTGTCTCCTGTTTGTCCGTGTGGTTTAGTGTGAGCACAACTATTCAGAGCAGAAATGTAGCTGATACACTTCCTATAACAAACTTACATAGTCTCAGCAGTGTAAATTAACAGTCCTtgaaagataataaaatgaaGCTGCAATACTATGGGAAGGGCTTTGTCATTGTAGAATGTCAGCTCTGTCATGACCAGAGGGGAGGAAGGCATATCCCCAATGCAGACCTTACACTTGCAGGTATGCAGATATTGTCTAAGCTTTTCCGTTACCTTTCTCAGCAAAATGTAGTCGCACTTAATGCTTGATATTCTCAAAAGTGGTTTTTTCAACAGCTTTGAGAGTTTTTCAGGAAGAATTATTGAAACTTGTAGCCTATAATTTTGACTCTAATTTTAAGTAAGACTTACAGTATTTGAagtgtaacattttatttttacatgtttgATTATAGAATTAGAATTCAAAataagccaaagaaataaaaacaaattatgtcAGTAA from Muntiacus reevesi chromosome 11, mMunRee1.1, whole genome shotgun sequence includes:
- the UPF3A gene encoding regulator of nonsense transcripts 3A isoform X2; this translates as MRSEDGAGGPGVAVATRGPSGREKPSSAESQFRRESPRQEAEAPLASSSGCGSGAGKPREEKRTVLSKVVIRRLPPSLTKEQLEQQLHPLPAHDYFEFFTADVSLYPHLYSRAYINFRNPDDILLFRDRFDGYIFIDSKGLEYPAVVEFAPFQKIAKKKLKKKDSKTGSIEDDPEYKKFLETYCVEEEKTSASPETLLGDIEAKTRELIARRTTPLLEYIKNRKLEKQRIREEKREERRRRELEKKRLREEEKRRRREEEKCRRKAAEKQKKTVAEKELLKKPEKGEEPSTEKPKERAEEMDPGDGRWEPCPSGTVLKPTPSEGSLEELRERSQSDSDKEQRDKERRSREKELEAQRCHSDDSRKHRAHCELEKCAGRSGEELAWGKGLAADRGRKGSQDGGCPVEAAERLGRQKSEDRPAPRKERTGNKDRPGLQLYQPRACTRARDCDGRHPEEGRDGRRGEVEDSTVALAEKSEEVVWGDMHVGDVGRGSPPQHSVDLRGRSFRKCIN
- the UPF3A gene encoding regulator of nonsense transcripts 3A isoform X1, translating into MRSEDGAGGPGVAVATRGPSGREKPSSAESQFRRESPRQEAEAPLASSSGCGSGAGKPREEKRTVLSKVVIRRLPPSLTKEQLEQQLHPLPAHDYFEFFTADVSLYPHLYSRAYINFRNPDDILLFRDRFDGYIFIDSKGLEYPAVVEFAPFQKIAKKKLKKKDSKTGSIEDDPEYKKFLETYCVEEEKTSASPETLLGDIEAKTRELIARRTTPLLEYIKNRKLEKQRIREEKREERRRRELEKKRLREEEKRRRREEEKCRRKAAEKQKKTVAEKEVRMKLLKKPEKGEEPSTEKPKERAEEMDPGDGRWEPCPSGTVLKPTPSEGSLEELRERSQSDSDKEQRDKERRSREKELEAQRCHSDDSRKHRAHCELEKCAGRSGEELAWGKGLAADRGRKGSQDGGCPVEAAERLGRQKSEDRPAPRKERTGNKDRPGLQLYQPRACTRARDCDGRHPEEGRDGRRGEVEDSTVALAEKSEEVVWGDMHVGDVGRGSPPQHSVDLRGRSFRKCIN